Proteins from a genomic interval of Vicinamibacterales bacterium:
- a CDS encoding ABC transporter ATP-binding protein has translation MIEYRAFTKRFDGRTAVDALTLVVPSGAVVALLGPNGSGKTTSIKAAAGLIRPDAGEVVLGHDRISALDPRGRRSCSFLPQRVSFPETLTGREVVEFYRRLRSAPADAADRVLKFASLNGAGARTVGTYSGGMVQRLGLAVATLGTTEVLLLDEPTAALDPDGLCAFYGLVETRRRSGGTVFFSSHQLGDIERLADVVAVIVAGKLVAQFTERDLAARLADRGVMRVRLAARIDGLLERVRASAPEARWSGDELIIPGSASTRPLVLDLIRESGAEIRGLTAEEGRLDAFYRELIGAAS, from the coding sequence GTGATCGAATACCGCGCCTTCACGAAGCGCTTCGACGGCAGGACCGCCGTGGACGCCCTGACGCTGGTGGTGCCGTCCGGGGCGGTGGTGGCGCTGCTCGGACCGAACGGGTCCGGCAAGACCACGTCGATCAAGGCGGCGGCCGGCCTGATCCGGCCCGACGCCGGCGAGGTGGTGTTGGGCCACGATCGCATCAGCGCACTCGACCCTCGCGGCCGCCGCTCCTGTTCGTTCCTGCCGCAGCGGGTGTCGTTTCCGGAAACGCTCACCGGCCGCGAAGTCGTCGAGTTCTACCGCCGGCTGCGCTCGGCTCCCGCTGATGCCGCCGATCGCGTCCTGAAGTTCGCGTCGCTCAACGGCGCCGGGGCGCGGACCGTCGGCACCTACTCCGGCGGCATGGTGCAGCGGCTCGGGCTGGCGGTGGCCACGCTGGGCACCACCGAAGTGCTGCTGCTCGACGAGCCCACCGCGGCGCTCGACCCCGATGGCCTTTGTGCGTTCTATGGCCTGGTCGAGACGCGCCGGCGCTCGGGCGGCACCGTCTTCTTCAGCTCGCACCAGCTCGGCGACATCGAACGCCTCGCCGACGTCGTCGCGGTCATCGTCGCCGGCAAGCTCGTGGCCCAGTTCACCGAGCGCGACCTGGCGGCGCGGCTGGCGGACCGTGGCGTCATGCGCGTGCGGCTGGCGGCGCGAATCGACGGGCTGCTCGAGCGCGTCCGCGCCAGCGCCCCCGAGGCCCGGTGGTCCGGCGATGAGCTGATCATCCCCGGCTCGGCATCGACGCGCCCGCTGGTGCTCGATCTGATCCGCGAGTCCGGCGCCGAGATCCGTGGCCTCACCGCGGAAGAAGGCCGGCTCGACGCGTTCTATCGCGAGCTGATTGGAGCGGCGTCATGA
- a CDS encoding ABC transporter permease subunit produces MTSLRSVLWICARYELVLAVRSRWLQLFAVVFALLALAVSGAGYILSGGYGVQDFSRTAVSLVQIVLLLVPLAALVFGGLALTPDRGAAELLYSQPVHRGAILLGRMLGVWLALAAAEFIGFGIAGVFMQYQAGPDGLWRYGALVLTAVAITGVFLAIATLLASINAGRRTRVLAAALVVWFVTVVMFDVAVLGVASMLRSGTASRLLITATLINPVDAARTGSLLAIEGTAAFGAASLALLRFTGGAGMAAVLIAASLFAWLIAPLLVAMRALSRADI; encoded by the coding sequence ATGACCTCCCTGCGATCGGTGCTCTGGATCTGCGCGCGTTACGAGCTCGTGCTGGCCGTGCGGTCGCGGTGGCTGCAGTTGTTCGCCGTGGTTTTCGCCCTGCTCGCGCTCGCGGTGTCGGGCGCCGGCTACATCCTCTCCGGCGGGTACGGCGTCCAGGACTTCTCGCGCACCGCCGTGTCGCTGGTCCAGATCGTGTTGTTGCTGGTGCCGCTGGCCGCGCTGGTGTTCGGCGGGCTCGCCCTCACGCCCGACCGCGGCGCCGCGGAGCTGCTCTACTCGCAACCGGTGCACCGGGGCGCCATCCTGCTGGGGCGGATGCTGGGCGTGTGGCTGGCGCTGGCCGCGGCGGAGTTCATCGGCTTCGGCATCGCGGGGGTGTTCATGCAATACCAGGCCGGTCCGGACGGGCTCTGGCGCTACGGCGCGCTGGTGCTGACCGCCGTCGCCATCACCGGCGTGTTTCTCGCCATCGCCACCCTGCTCGCCAGCATCAACGCCGGCCGCCGCACCCGCGTGCTGGCCGCGGCCCTGGTGGTCTGGTTCGTCACGGTGGTGATGTTCGACGTAGCGGTGCTTGGCGTCGCCTCGATGTTGCGGTCGGGCACCGCGTCGCGCCTGCTGATTACGGCGACGTTGATCAATCCGGTGGACGCGGCCCGCACCGGGTCGCTGCTCGCCATCGAAGGCACGGCCGCGTTCGGGGCGGCGTCGCTGGCGCTGTTGCGCTTTACCGGCGGGGCGGGAATGGCGGCGGTCCTGATCGCGGCGTCGCTCTTCGCCTGGTTGATCGCGCCGCTGCTGGTGGCCATGCGCGCGCTCTCACGCGCCGACATCTAG
- a CDS encoding nitrous oxide reductase family maturation protein NosD, producing MTAGTVLLLMGLLQGAVTDPDALPPGPGVEGRPPAQHASPLQALVDRAHRGDRVVVPAGTYDGDLFIDVPITLSGMGRPTLRGSGTGSVVRVRAAGVIIEGFDIDGRGTGDLGRDTSGIHVAAARVTIRDCRIRQALFGVYLREADDATVEQTTITGIPGRDPGEKGSGIHVWNSLRFRLTGNTITGARDGFYIQSSSHGLVRGNHASDLRYGLHYMFSDDNVFEDNVFERGAAGAALMYSNRMVFRRNRFVNNRGFASVGLLLKACDDVVAEDNLIADNARGIFLEGSYRNHFRRNLVAMSDMALVIYDSSGANTFEGNAFVGNLTPLSLSGKRTDTVFDGNYWSDHGDPDLDGDGVSDRPYRLSNVFDHLRGNLTAADLFSRSLAATALGAAERAFPVLDPIPVVDAHPLARLPVLDAVPTQASVAASRSVASTGPPLLLLLLGGGLLAAGRLRPGFGGPRRAS from the coding sequence ATGACGGCGGGCACGGTATTGTTGCTGATGGGCCTGCTGCAGGGGGCCGTGACCGACCCGGACGCGCTGCCGCCTGGGCCCGGGGTCGAGGGACGTCCGCCCGCGCAGCACGCCTCGCCCCTCCAGGCCCTGGTCGATCGCGCGCACCGTGGCGATCGAGTGGTGGTGCCGGCCGGCACCTACGACGGCGACCTGTTCATCGATGTCCCGATCACCCTCAGCGGCATGGGTCGTCCGACCCTCCGCGGATCGGGCACCGGTAGCGTGGTCCGCGTGCGTGCCGCCGGCGTCATCATCGAGGGCTTCGATATCGACGGCCGCGGCACCGGCGACCTGGGCCGGGACACCTCCGGCATTCACGTCGCCGCGGCGCGCGTCACCATTCGCGACTGCCGCATCCGCCAGGCGCTGTTCGGCGTCTACTTGCGGGAAGCGGACGATGCAACGGTCGAGCAGACCACGATCACCGGCATTCCCGGGCGCGATCCGGGCGAGAAGGGCAGCGGCATCCACGTCTGGAACAGCCTGCGCTTCCGCCTGACCGGCAACACCATCACCGGCGCCCGCGACGGGTTCTACATCCAGTCCTCGTCTCACGGGTTGGTGCGCGGCAACCACGCCAGCGACCTCCGCTACGGCCTCCATTACATGTTCTCGGACGACAACGTGTTCGAAGACAACGTGTTCGAGCGCGGCGCCGCCGGCGCGGCGCTGATGTATTCCAACCGCATGGTCTTCCGCCGCAACCGCTTCGTGAACAACCGCGGCTTCGCCTCGGTCGGCCTGCTCCTCAAGGCATGTGACGACGTGGTGGCCGAAGACAACCTGATTGCCGACAACGCCCGCGGCATCTTCCTCGAGGGCTCGTACCGCAATCACTTCCGCCGCAACCTCGTGGCGATGTCCGACATGGCGCTGGTGATCTACGACTCGAGTGGCGCCAACACCTTCGAGGGCAACGCCTTCGTCGGCAACCTGACACCGTTGTCGCTGTCGGGCAAGCGCACCGACACCGTGTTCGACGGCAACTACTGGTCCGACCACGGCGACCCCGACCTCGACGGCGACGGCGTCAGCGACCGGCCGTACCGGTTGTCGAATGTGTTCGATCACCTGCGCGGCAACCTGACCGCCGCCGACCTGTTCTCGCGCAGCCTGGCGGCAACGGCGCTGGGCGCGGCGGAACGGGCCTTCCCGGTCCTCGACCCGATTCCCGTTGTCGACGCGCATCCGCTGGCGCGTCTTCCCGTTCTCGACGCGGTGCCGACGCAGGCGTCCGTCGCCGCATCCCGCTCCGTCGCGAGCACCGGCCCGCCGCTCCTTCTCCTCCTGCTTGGCGGCGGGTTGCTCGCGGCGGGCCGCCTCCGCCCAGGCTTCGGCGGGCCAAGGCGGGCATCGTGA
- a CDS encoding nitrous oxide reductase accessory protein NosL produces MTRWMLAAALVTMSACAGGPPEPATVALGEDACAYCRMTIVSRATAAQIVRAGDEPVFFDEIGCLRDYLARRAAPADAVVYVTDHRTGAWVEARTAVFTRTSTSTPMASGLLAHADAASRDADPAAAGGSQAAVIP; encoded by the coding sequence ATGACGAGGTGGATGCTGGCCGCCGCCCTGGTCACCATGAGCGCGTGTGCCGGAGGGCCGCCGGAGCCGGCCACCGTGGCACTGGGCGAAGACGCGTGCGCCTACTGCCGCATGACGATCGTGTCACGCGCCACGGCCGCGCAAATCGTCCGCGCCGGCGACGAGCCGGTGTTCTTCGACGAGATCGGCTGCCTGCGGGACTACCTGGCCAGGCGCGCCGCGCCGGCCGATGCGGTGGTCTACGTGACCGACCATCGCACCGGTGCCTGGGTGGAGGCACGGACCGCGGTGTTCACCAGGACCTCAACTTCCACGCCGATGGCGTCTGGCCTGCTCGCCCATGCCGACGCGGCGTCTCGAGACGCCGATCCGGCCGCGGCCGGCGGCAGCCAGGCGGCGGTGATCCCATGA